In [Phormidium] sp. ETS-05, the genomic window ATGGTTCTGTGGCTCGTAACGAAGCCCGATCGTCTAGCGATATCGACCTGCTCGTGTTGCTCAAACAACCATTTGATTACTTTCAGGAATTGCGGACAATTGTAGAGTTACTATACCCTATACAATTAGAATCCGAGCGGCTGATTTCTGCCAAACCCGCTGGGG contains:
- a CDS encoding nucleotidyltransferase domain-containing protein, which gives rise to MSNLLEECKKVLAEGYGDRFAGLVLYGSVARNEARSSSDIDLLVLLKQPFDYFQELRTIVELLYPIQLESERLISAKPAGVDEFERGSLQLYRNAQQEGSIA